The DNA sequence CTCCTCGGCCGCGATCCTGCCCACGAGCGCCGCGCACCAGGGGGTGTCGGGCGCGGGCTTGAGCACCGCGGTGCAGCCCGCGGCCAGGGCGGGGCCGATCTTGGCGAGGGTGATCTGGTGCGGGAAGTTCCACGGCGTGATGGCGGCGACCACACCCGCCGCCTCGCGCAGCAGCGTGCGGCGGGTGGGTATTCCCATGGGCGTGGCGGGCCCCAGATCGGTGCTCCAACGGTAGCTTTCGGCGAGGTCGGCGAAGTAGCCGAGATCGGCGACGGGCCCCTCGAGCTGAGGTCCCGCGGTGAGCAGCGCGGGCGCGCCGGCCTCGGCGATGGTCACCTCGCGCAGCTCCTCGACATGCCGCTGCAGCCCGTCCCGCAGCTGACGCAGGCACCGGGCACGGAACGCGTGGTCGCCCGACCAGCCGGTGGTGTCGAAAGCGCGGCGCGCCGCGCGGATGGCGGCATCCATGTCGTCGCCGCCGCCATCGGCCGCGCGCCCGATCGGCTCCTCGGTGGCCGGGTTGAAGGTGGCGAAGGTGGCGCCCGATGCTGCGGGCACGAGTGTGCCGTCGATCAAGAGGTCGGTGCTGGCGTCGGGGCGCAGCGGCATGTCTCACCGGCTTCCGGGGGGAGAGCGGGTGGCCCCGCTCGAGGTCGTTCGGACAGGTGTCTGGACTCTAGTGCGCCGTGCGTCGTACCGCACCGGCTTTCGACCGGATGACCTCTTCCCGGACATCTGTCTGGTCACCTGTCGACATTCCACGCGCACCGGTCTACGGTGGGCGGCACGCGGTCGCGCCGGGCGGCCGCCGGACAGCGAAAGGCGCGGTGATGGTGCACTCCACTCCCGGCCTCGGCACCCCCGGTGCCGTAGCGTCCGGACACATGTCCGCTGATGACCGGTTCGAATCCACCCGTCGCCGCCTCACCGCCCACCAGGCCGAGACGGTCGCCCGCCTCGCCGACGCCGCCGTGACGGTGCTGCGTGAACGCGGGCATGCCGCCCTCACAGTGCGTCTGGTCGCGGCCGAGGCCGGCGTCGCGCCCGCCACCGCCTACACCTACTTCTCGTCGAAATCCCACCTGCTGGCCGAGGTCTTCTGGCGCCGGCTCGCCGCGCTGCCGCAGCCCGAGAGCCGGGACGGCACCCCGGTCGCGCGTGTCACCGAGGTGATGCGCGCGGTGGCTCTGCTTGTGGCCGACGAGCCCGAGCTGGCCTCCGGGGTCACCGCTGCCCTGCTCGACGACGACCCGGAGGTGGCCCACCTGCGCGTGCGCATCGGCACCCGCATCCACGAGCGCCTGTCGCACGCCCTCGGCCCCGGCACCCGGCCCGAGGTGCTCGAGGCGCTCGAGGTGATGTGGGACGGCGCGCTGCTGCGCGCCGGCATGGGCCACCAGTCGTACGCCCGCATCGCTGATCGCCTCGAGACCTACGCCCGCCTCATATTGGAGTAGCCGATGCCCCAGCCCGCGCAGCCGCCCACCCCTGGTGAGACGATCCCGGTCCCGTACCCGCTGGACCCGTACAGCTATGTCCTGCACGAGGACCCGTACCCGGCCTACCGGTGGCTGCGCGAACACGAGCCCGTGCACCACTCGCCAGAGCTGGGCTTCTGGGCGGTGTCGCGCCATGCCGATGTGCGCGCGGCGTTCCTGGACAAAGAGCGCTTCTCGAGCGCGAACGGCGTCACACTCGACCCGGCCGCATACGGCCCGCATGCGCACCGCACCATGTCGTTCCTGGCGATGGACGACCCGAAACACCTGCGCATGCGCTCGCTGGTGTCGCGCCGGTTCAATCCCCGATTCATCGCGCCGATGCGCGGGCGGATCACCGAGATCACCCACGAGCACCTGGACCCGGCGCTGCGCCGCGGGGAGTTCGACTTCATCGGCGACGTCGCCGCCCGCATCCCCATGGACGTCATCTCTGAGATGATGGGCGTGCCGCCCCCCGACCGGGTCGAGATCCGCCGCCTGGCCGACGCTGTGGTGCACCGCGAGGACGGCTCCACCGATCTGCCGCAAGCGGCAGTCGAGGCGGCGATGACGCTGCTGTCGTACTACGTCGACCTGCTGGCCCGCCGCCGCGCGCACCCGCAGGACGACCTGACCTCCGAGCTGGCGCAGACGGAGGTCGACGGCGACGCGCTCACCGACGCCGAGATCATCGGGTTCCTGTTCCTCATGGTGGTGGCGGGCAACGAGACCACCACCAAGCTGCTGGGCAACGCCGCATACTGGGGGCACCGCCACCCCGGCCAGCTCGCGATGCCGTTCGCCGACGCCGCGCACGTGCCCGGCTGGGTGGAGGAGACTCTGCGCTACGACACCTCCAGCCAGATGCTGCTGCGCACCACCGCCGCCGACGTGACGATGCACGGCGTGACGATCCCCGCCGGCCAGAAGGTGCTGGTGCTGGTGGGCTCGGCCAACCGCGATGAGCGGGTGTTCGATGCTCCCGACGCCTACCGGATCGAGCGCGACAGCAGTGCCGGCCTGCTCAGCTTCGGCGTGGGCACGCACTACTGCCTGGGAGTGCACCTGGCCCGGCTCGAAGCGACGGTGGTGCTCACCGCGCTGCGCGACGCCGCGAGCGGGTTCGCCCTCGACGAGGCCGGCTGCGCGCGCGTGCACTCGTCCAACGTGCGCGGCTTCGCGTCGATGCCGATGCGCGTCACCCTGCGCTGAGCGACCCCGCGCCCCACCCTCCCCTCGCCGGCCAGGCCCCGCCCGCAGCAGGAAGGTTGACCATG is a window from the Tomitella gaofuii genome containing:
- a CDS encoding TetR/AcrR family transcriptional regulator, whose product is MSADDRFESTRRRLTAHQAETVARLADAAVTVLRERGHAALTVRLVAAEAGVAPATAYTYFSSKSHLLAEVFWRRLAALPQPESRDGTPVARVTEVMRAVALLVADEPELASGVTAALLDDDPEVAHLRVRIGTRIHERLSHALGPGTRPEVLEALEVMWDGALLRAGMGHQSYARIADRLETYARLILE
- a CDS encoding cytochrome P450, with protein sequence MPQPAQPPTPGETIPVPYPLDPYSYVLHEDPYPAYRWLREHEPVHHSPELGFWAVSRHADVRAAFLDKERFSSANGVTLDPAAYGPHAHRTMSFLAMDDPKHLRMRSLVSRRFNPRFIAPMRGRITEITHEHLDPALRRGEFDFIGDVAARIPMDVISEMMGVPPPDRVEIRRLADAVVHREDGSTDLPQAAVEAAMTLLSYYVDLLARRRAHPQDDLTSELAQTEVDGDALTDAEIIGFLFLMVVAGNETTTKLLGNAAYWGHRHPGQLAMPFADAAHVPGWVEETLRYDTSSQMLLRTTAADVTMHGVTIPAGQKVLVLVGSANRDERVFDAPDAYRIERDSSAGLLSFGVGTHYCLGVHLARLEATVVLTALRDAASGFALDEAGCARVHSSNVRGFASMPMRVTLR